A section of the Paralichthys olivaceus isolate ysfri-2021 chromosome 14, ASM2471397v2, whole genome shotgun sequence genome encodes:
- the dis3 gene encoding exosome complex exonuclease RRP44: MLKSKTFVRKTRSGGVVKIVREHYLRDDIWCGSEACTECKQESTELQTDACVESNLCPYPHYLIPDTNVVLHQIDVLEDPVIRNVIVLQTVLQEVRHRSAPIYKRLKDIIHDKEKHVYTFTNEHHRETFIEREPGESANDRNDRAIRVAAKWYSQHLKKFESDTDGLKVVLLTNDEDNKRKAEESGLLVYKFEEYIKSLIANPELVDRLALSNDDKNEITNSRVLFPEHLPLSKIQAGIKNGSFLQGTFRASRDNYLEATVFVQGEGEDSTEVLLQGLQHLNRAVYQDVVAVQLLPRNQWVAPSSVVLQDDGAAKDDDVEEEEEDKALRISVAEAARKPTGKVVGIIKRNWRPFCGMLNVSQIKESTRHLFTPADRRIPRIRIETRQASTLAGQRIMVAIDGWPKDSRYPNGHFVRSLGSAGEKDTEQAVLLLEHDVPHQAFSQAVLSFLPKMPWAITPEEMGKREDLRHLTVCSVDPPGCTDIDDALHCRELENGNLEVGVHIADVSHFIRPGNAMDKEAANRGTTVYLCGKRIDMVPELLSSNLCSLRSNVERLAFSCIWEMNHKAEILKTRFTKSVINSKASLTYAEAQMRIDDANKNDDTTKSLRGLNKLAKILKKQRIEKGALTLSSLEVRFHIDSETHDPIDLQTKELMETNSMVEEFMLLANISVAQKIFDEFSECALLRKHPAPPPSNYDVLLKAAKSMNVEIHTDSAKALADSLDVAKVDSFPYFNTLLRILATRCMMQAVYFCSGMDSDFHHYGLASPIYTHFTSPIRRYADIIVHRLLAVAIGADSTYPDLMDKHKQSALCNNLNYRHKMSQYAQRASVAFHTQLFFKSRGILNEEGFVLFVRKNAIIVLIPKFGLEGTVFFDGKNKTVPNLVFDEEGPSLTIEQHTFHIFDKVKVTISLDDSNIQHQKIRMSLIDPVIPGVSVPAPDVEPQAKKPKQEQ; this comes from the exons ATGCTGAAGTCTAAAACCTTCGTGAGGAAGACGAGGTCGGGCGGCGTGGTGAAGATCGTGCGGGAGCACTATCTGCGGGACGATATTTGGTGCGGGAGCGAAGCTTGTACTGAATGCAAACAGGAGTCCACGGAGCTGCAGACAGACGCGTGTGTAGAGAGCAACCTGTGCCCGTATCCACATTATCTGATCCCTGACACGAACGTGGTGCTGCACCAG ATTGACGTGTTGGAGGATCCTGTGATTCGCAATGTGATCGTCCTTCAGACTGTGCTGCAGGAGGTTCGACACCGCAGTGCACCGATCTATAAACGCCTGAAGGACATCATACACGACAAAGAGAAACACGTCTACACATTTACCAACGAACACCACAG agaaacatttattgAAAGGGAACCAGGGGAGAGCGCCAACGACCGTAACGACCGTGCAATCCGCGTGGCAGCCAAGTGGTACAGCCAGCACTTGAAGAAGTTTGAGTCTGACACAGATGGGCTCAAGGTGGTCCTCCTCACCAATGACGAAGACAACAAGCGGAAGGCAGAGGAGAGCGGCCTGCTGGTGTACAAAT TTGAAGAGTACATCAAGAGTCTGATAGCAAACCCTGAGCTTGTGGATCGTCTAGCATTGTCCAATGATGACAAG AATGAAATCACTAACAGTAGGGTGTTATTCCCTGAGCACCTCCCTCTgtcaaagatccaagcaggaaTTAAGAATGGCTCCTTCCTCCAAGGCACCTTCAGAGCCAGCAGAGACAACTACCTGGAGGCCACAGTCTTTGTCCAGGGAGAAGGGGAAGATAGCACAGAG GTTCTCCTTCAGGGTCTTCAGCACCTCAACAGAGCAGTGTACCAGGATGTGGTTGCTGTGCAGCTGCTGCCACGAAATCAGTGGGTGGCGCCCTCGTCAGTCGTGCTACAGGATGATGGTGCTGCAAAGGATGATGAtgttgaagaagaggaggaggacaaagcT TTGAGGATATCTGTCGCTGAAGCAGCCAGGAAACCCACAGGCAAAGTAGTGGGCATCATCAAAAGGAACTGGAGGCCGTTCTGTGGCATGCTTAATGTCTCCCAAATTAAAGAg TCAACCCGTCACCTTTTCACCCCAGCAGACCGCCGTATCCCACGTATTCGCATTGAAACGCGCCAGGCGTCCACTCTGGCAGGCCAAAGGATCATGGTGGCCATCGATGGCTGGCCCAAAGACTCCAGATATCCAAAT GGTCACTTTGTGCGCAGCCTGGGCAGTGCAGGAGAAAAGGACACAGAGCAGGCGGTGTTGCTACTGGAGCACGATGTCCCCCACCAGGCCTTCTCTCAGGCTGTGCTCAGTTTCCTTCCCAAGATGCCGTGGGCCATCACACCAGAG GAAATGGGAAAGAGGGAGGACCTGAGGCATCTGACGGTGTGCAGCGTGGATCCTCCAGGATGTACAGATATCGACGATGCCCTGCATTGCAGAGAGCTGGAAAACGGAAACCTTGAG GTGGGGGTCCACATCGCTGATGTCAGTCACTTCATCAGACCTGGTAACGCTATGGACAAAGAGGCCGCCAACCGTGGAACCACTGTCTACCTGTGTGGGAAG AGGATAGACATGGTCCCTGAGCTGCTCAGCTCCAATCTTTGTTCACTGCGCTCCAACGTGGAGAG GCTCGCTTTCTCGTGTATCTGGGAGATGAACCACAAGGCTGAAATTCTGAAGACGCGGTTCACAAAAAGTGTCATTAACTCCAAG GCATCTCTGACCTACGCTGAGGCCCAGATGAGAATCGATGACGCCAACAAGAATGACGATACAACCAAGAGTCTTCGGGGTCTCAACAAACTCGCCAAAATCCTCAAGAAGCAGAGGATAGAGAAAGG GGCATTGACGCTGTCGTCCTTGGAGGTTCGTTTCCACATCGACAGTGAAACCCACGACCCCATTGACCTCCAGACCAAAGAACTCAT GGAGACGAACTCCATGGTGGAGGAGTTCATGTTGCTGGCAAACATTTCAGTCGCCCAGAAGATTTTCGATGAATTTTCAGAGTGCGCTCTGCTGAGGAAACATCCAGCGCCGCCTCCGTCCAACTACGACGTCCTGCTCAAGGCTGCAAAGTCCATG AATGTGGAGATCCACACGGACTCAGCCAAGGCGCTGGCTGACTCCCTTGACGTGGCCAAAGTGGACAGCTTCCCATACTTCAACACGCTGCTGCGCATCTTGGCCACTCGCTGCATGATGCAGGCCGTCTATTTCTGTTCTGGCATGGACAGCGACTTCCACCACTACGGCCTTGCTTCGCCCATTTATACACACTTCACATCACCTATTAGAAG ATACGCAGATATAATAGTTCACCGCCTGCTGGCAGTGGCCATAGGAGCAGATAGCACCTACCCAGATTTAATGGACAAACATAAGCAGTCAGCCCTCTGCAACAACCTCAACTACAGACACAAGATGTCTCAGTATGCTCAGAGGGCGTCTGTGGCCTTccacacacag TTGTTCTTCAAGAGTCGAGGCATTCTTAACGAAGAGGGATTCGTTCTGTTTGTGAGGAAAAACGCGATCATTGTTCTCATCCCTAAGTTTGGTCTGGAAGGAACAGTTTTCTTTGACGGCAAAAACAAAACCGTCCCGAACCTTGTTTTTGATGAAGAG GGCCCCTCTCTGACCATAGAGCAGCACACCTTCCACATATTTGACAAGGTGAAGGTCACTATCAGCCTGGACGACTCCAATATTCAGCACCAGAAGATCCGCATGTCTCTGATCGACCCTGTG ATCCCTGGTGTGAGTGTTCCAGCCCCAGATGTTGAACCACAGGCCAAGAAACCAAAACAGGaacagtga
- the bora gene encoding protein aurora borealis, with product MGDQVELQIAPETPGRPSIRNPFESPNDYHHLREPLVPSPSVFKSKSCKATPPKFNWSIDEMASLLPVHIDPEEIQRQSFYLSQTRMDSDIEEKRQNAIEQFFTKGAIVPSPWAAPNTRKAPQIFKKGSGSAMIAEEQEKVSVACQTTLSLPLAFDLEKVLGEYYRYEEACDAVQESLSSSSLRRKLFLDGQGSYSGSDSSNPPSPERCHVIQETPSLTRRERAAGGVEGAEGEEAMSSVFSSPLSCGLSAPTPSTGQFSSSPIQHGCFRDCSLGSINSPLFPDRSSPAGLVSPTISPIVAHIARTPIGSAERTQSTNVTPLSAPLEVHVTSCNESPFVEGCSPIHSCSPIHSCSPHHLRCHTEPRHNVRTKPRPRVRCWASPPLISPILNPKLLDYHEAEDQLPSCSFSLPSMELDPSSPLPQECHPAAIGRVILDPMEPVKMEEGKEAGIEGRLEEEEEAGGLLEQLTSSRMGNVSVTESSHMFVSLAEGSSIRYDSSMQVDSGYNTTSAGTASLIDGLSSDCHSKESFSSNLAEEAFQLSRYTKTKACYPHH from the exons ATGGGGGACCAAGTCGAGCTTCAGATCGCCCCAGAGACCCCAGGCAGACCCTCCATTAGAAACCCATTTGAGAGTCCTAATGACTACCACCACCTCCGTGAACCCCTGGTGCCAAGTCCATCCGTCTTCAAGTCCAAGTCCTGTAAAGCT ACTCCACCCAAGTTTAACTGGTCTATTGATGAAATGGCCAGTCTTCTCCCAGTCCACATAGACCCAGAGGAAATCCAGCGACAGTCGTTTTACCTCAGCCAGACAAG GATGGATTCTGACATTGAGGAAAAGCGTCAAAATGCTATTGAGCAG TTTTTCACCAAAGGAGCCATCGTACCTTCCCCCTGGGCAGCACCAAACACTCGCAAAGCCCCTCAGATCTTTAAAAAAG GTTCTGGGTCTGCAATGATTGCAGAAGAACAAGAAAAAGTCTCAG TTGCGTGTCAGACAACTCTGTCATTACCTTTGGCGTTTGATTTGGAGAAAGTACTAG GGGAATATTACCGCTACGAGGAAGCATGTGATGCTGTGCAGGAGAGCCTCAGTTCCTCCTCCTTGAGACGAAAACTCTTCCTCGATGGTCAGGGCAGTTACAGCGGCTCTGACAGCTCAAACCCGCCAAGCCCAGAGAGATGCCATGTCATACAGGAGACGCCTTCTCTGACCCGACGAGAGAGGGCTGCAGGTGGGGTTGAAGGTGCTGAGGGAGAAGAAGCCATGtcatctgtgttttcctccccGTTATCCTGCGGTTTGTCTGCTCCGACTCCCTCTACG GGCCAATTCTCGTCCAGCCCCATCCAACATGGCTGCTTCCGGGACTGCAGCCTTGGCAGCATCAACAGTCCGCTGTTCCCTGATAGGTCGTCTCCTGCAGGCCTCGTCTCCCCCACAATTTCTCCTATTGTTGCACATATAGCACGCACACCCATTGGCTCAG CTGAGAGGACGCAGTCGACCAATGTGACTCCACTCAGTGCTCCCCTGGAAGTACATGTCACCTCCTGCAATGAGAGTCCATTCGTCGAGGGCTGCTCTCCCATTCATAGCTGCTCTCCCATTCATAGCTGCTCTCCACACCACCTACGTTGTCACACTGAGCCCCGGCACAATGTCAGAACTAAGCCAAGGCCCAGAGTCCGCTGCTGGGCTTCCCCTCCCCTCATCTCCCCCATCCTCAACCCTAAGCTCTTAGACTATCATGAGGCTGAGGACCAACTTCCCTCTTGTTCCTTTTCTCTCCCATCAATGGAGCTTGATCCATCGTCGCCCCTGCCCCAGGAATGTCACCCTGCTGCCATTGGGAGAGTTATCCTGGATCCTATGGAACCTGTGAAAATGGAGGAGGGCAAGGAGGCTGGGATAGAAGGGagactggaggaagaggaggaagctggGGGGCTTTTGGAACAGCTGACCAGCTCTCGCATGGGCAATGTATCAGTAACAGAAAGCTCCCACATGTTTGTATCTCTGGCAGAGGGAAGCAGCATACGCTACGATTCCAGCATGCAG GTGGACAGTGGGTACAACACTACCTCAGCAGGCACTGCCAGCCTGATTGATGGCCTCAGCTCAGACTGTCACAGCAAGGAGTCCTTCAGTTCAAACCTGGCAGAGGAAGCCTTCCAACTTAGCAGATACACTAAAACAAAG GCATGTTATCCCCACCACTGA